In Alkalinema sp. FACHB-956, the following proteins share a genomic window:
- a CDS encoding nicotinate-nucleotide adenylyltransferase, translating to MKIALFGTSADPPTFGHLAILRWLVQRFDHVAVWASDNPFKAKQVELYHRTRMMQLLVQELQLPATQVRVYPELSYPRTLFTLAKAKEYWPEGEFTLTIGADIVPQIPTWYQAQQLLSQVHLVVIPRSGYALEPQAIEQLRQLGTTVEIADLETPDVSSTAYRTYPQADSVPPSIQSYIQQEQLYEWPDETQKPLALQQPVAN from the coding sequence ATGAAAATTGCTCTATTTGGTACTAGTGCAGACCCACCTACCTTTGGACACCTAGCAATTTTGCGTTGGTTAGTGCAACGGTTTGATCATGTTGCCGTGTGGGCTTCGGATAATCCGTTTAAAGCAAAGCAGGTAGAGCTATACCACCGAACTCGGATGATGCAATTGCTGGTTCAGGAATTGCAGTTGCCAGCTACACAGGTGCGGGTCTACCCTGAGCTGAGTTATCCGAGAACCCTGTTTACCCTTGCCAAGGCAAAGGAGTACTGGCCGGAGGGTGAATTTACCCTGACGATCGGGGCGGATATCGTGCCGCAGATCCCGACCTGGTACCAAGCTCAGCAGCTTCTCTCGCAGGTGCATCTCGTGGTGATTCCTCGGTCTGGGTATGCCTTGGAACCCCAAGCGATCGAACAGCTGAGGCAACTGGGCACGACGGTAGAAATTGCAGATCTGGAAACTCCTGATGTCTCATCAACCGCTTATCGCACCTACCCCCAAGCCGATAGCGTGCCTCCCAGTATCCAATCCTATATCCAACAGGAGCAACTGTACGAATGGCCGGACGAAACTCAAAAGCCCCTAGCACTTCAGCAGCCAGTGGCAAATTAG
- a CDS encoding transposase — translation MSNRSHPDKPRVALLFSTDTALGPERLYEYYKARFHIEFIFRDAKQFTGLSDCQSRQQDALDFHFNVSLAALNLAKLEQMQSQQQSTYDAQPISFSMATYKRQTFNQHCLERFIARLDLDPTLIKSHPNYPSLLQYGVLAP, via the coding sequence GTGAGCAACCGCAGCCACCCTGACAAACCTCGGGTCGCCTTGCTATTTTCCACCGATACTGCCTTAGGCCCAGAACGCTTGTATGAATATTACAAAGCACGGTTTCACATTGAGTTCATTTTTCGTGATGCTAAGCAATTTACAGGTTTGAGTGATTGTCAATCCCGACAGCAAGATGCGTTAGATTTTCACTTTAATGTCTCCCTGGCCGCACTCAATTTAGCCAAGCTTGAACAAATGCAATCTCAGCAACAGTCCACCTATGATGCTCAACCGATCTCTTTCTCCATGGCAACTTACAAACGTCAGACCTTCAATCAGCATTGCCTGGAGCGCTTTATTGCAAGGTTAGACCTTGACCCAACTTTGATTAAATCCCACCCCAACTACCCTAGCCTTCTCCAGTACGGGGTGTTGGCTCCATAA
- a CDS encoding PD-(D/E)XK nuclease superfamily protein, whose protein sequence is MIKKPMTGHEYANLIADYVYRNFSDRGITVYREVNIGKSIIGKNRRLDMLLIREASQTAFAIECKFQDSPGTADEKIPYALANMKALPMGGCIVYAGSGFSVGVLHMLQASEIAAYCLPDAQNLSSSKDTRELDHLLAMHFHWWDVLVAGKKPWRSRPIELESIEINQTELL, encoded by the coding sequence GTGATTAAGAAACCGATGACTGGCCATGAATATGCCAATTTAATTGCAGATTATGTGTATCGGAATTTTAGCGATCGGGGGATTACGGTTTATCGAGAAGTCAATATTGGTAAATCGATCATTGGGAAGAATCGCCGACTTGATATGTTGCTGATTCGGGAAGCTTCGCAAACGGCCTTTGCGATCGAATGTAAGTTTCAGGACAGTCCCGGTACCGCCGACGAAAAAATTCCCTACGCCTTAGCCAATATGAAAGCATTGCCCATGGGGGGCTGTATTGTCTATGCGGGCAGTGGTTTTTCGGTGGGTGTCTTGCACATGTTGCAGGCGTCGGAAATTGCAGCCTATTGTTTACCAGATGCGCAAAACTTGAGTTCCAGTAAGGATACGCGGGAATTGGATCACTTGTTAGCCATGCATTTCCATTGGTGGGATGTGTTGGTGGCGGGAAAAAAACCTTGGCGATCGCGCCCGATCGAACTGGAATCGATCGAAATTAATCAAACAGAATTACTTTAA
- a CDS encoding NUDIX domain-containing protein → MRSTQRAARSSGRWTSRKGEPLADFRVGVDNVIFSVDTDLHRLFVLLVMRQDQPFAGYWSLPGTLVREGESLEKAAYRILAEKIRVQNLYLEQLYTFGGPHRDPREAEASYGVRYLSVSYFALVRYAEAELIADGVSGIAWYPVDQLPSLAFDHHRIVDYGHCRLKNKLEYSPVAFDVLPELFTLGDLYQFYTTILGENFSDYSNFRSRLLKLGFLSDTGIKTSRGAGRPASLYRFDSAAFAPFKDKPLIFI, encoded by the coding sequence GTGCGATCGACCCAGCGGGCTGCGCGATCGTCGGGTCGCTGGACTTCCCGGAAGGGGGAACCCTTAGCGGATTTTCGGGTTGGGGTTGATAACGTGATTTTTTCCGTAGACACTGACCTGCATCGATTATTTGTGCTGTTAGTGATGCGTCAAGATCAGCCCTTCGCAGGCTATTGGAGCTTGCCGGGAACGCTGGTGCGGGAAGGTGAATCGCTAGAAAAAGCAGCCTATCGCATTCTGGCGGAAAAAATTCGCGTCCAAAATCTCTACCTAGAACAACTCTATACCTTTGGAGGCCCCCACCGAGATCCCAGGGAGGCTGAGGCAAGTTATGGTGTGCGGTATTTGTCTGTGAGCTATTTCGCCCTTGTGCGCTATGCCGAAGCGGAACTGATTGCCGATGGCGTTAGTGGAATTGCTTGGTATCCCGTAGACCAGTTGCCTTCCCTAGCGTTTGATCACCATCGCATTGTGGACTATGGTCATTGTCGCTTGAAGAATAAGTTGGAATATAGTCCGGTGGCCTTTGACGTATTGCCAGAACTGTTTACGCTAGGTGATCTCTACCAATTCTATACTACGATTTTAGGTGAAAATTTTTCTGACTATTCCAATTTCCGATCGCGGTTACTTAAGCTAGGATTCCTCTCGGATACGGGCATCAAAACCTCTCGAGGAGCCGGACGTCCCGCCAGTTTATACCGCTTCGATAGTGCAGCGTTTGCCCCCTTTAAAGATAAACCCCTGATTTTTATTTAA
- a CDS encoding NAD+ synthase: MKIAIAQLNPTVGDLAGNAQAIVQAAQQAATQGARLLLTPELSLCGYPPRDLLLNPSFIAELSDTLTTIAQQLPNGLAALVGTVEPNPQASQQGGKPLFNSVALLDNAQIKQVFHKRLLPTYDVFDEDRYFEPGNQPNHFYLDDIHIGLTVCEDLWNDEEFWGKRNYSDNPIADLADLQVAFTVNLSASPYSIGKQRIRERMLQHTAQRFNQAIVYANQVGANDDLIFDGGSFAVNRDGSLVSRAQCFAPDLLLLEYDAATQTLSSQIPASPTALPTSADAEIWPALVLGVRDYARKCGFSKAVLGLSGGIDSALVAAIAAAALGADNVLGILMPSPYSSDHSITDALDLAHNLGIKTQTIPIGDAMAAFDRSLAEIFTGTEFGVAEENIQSRIRGTLLMGVANKFGYLLISTGNKSEMAVGYCTLYGDMNGGLAAIADVPKTRVYSLCEWLNQQVKQGQIPANLPATIGPEIIPTHILTKPPSAELKPGQVDQDSLPPYDVLDDILARLVENHESAEQIIATGFDRAVVQKIARLVKIAEFKRRQAAPGLKITDRAFGTGWRMPIAQRWLPTGQVVNPTS, from the coding sequence ATGAAAATTGCGATCGCACAACTGAACCCCACCGTCGGAGATCTGGCCGGAAATGCCCAAGCGATCGTGCAAGCGGCCCAGCAAGCCGCAACCCAAGGTGCAAGGTTACTGCTGACGCCGGAATTGTCGCTCTGTGGCTATCCCCCACGGGATTTATTACTCAATCCCAGTTTTATCGCGGAGTTATCGGACACATTGACCACGATCGCCCAGCAACTGCCCAACGGATTGGCCGCGTTAGTCGGTACTGTAGAACCCAATCCCCAAGCCAGTCAGCAAGGCGGTAAACCGTTGTTTAATTCCGTGGCTTTGTTAGATAACGCTCAGATTAAACAAGTCTTCCATAAGCGGCTGTTACCGACCTATGACGTTTTTGATGAAGATCGCTATTTTGAACCGGGCAATCAACCCAACCATTTTTATCTAGATGATATCCATATTGGTCTAACGGTTTGCGAAGATCTGTGGAATGACGAAGAATTCTGGGGCAAGCGGAATTACTCGGATAACCCGATCGCGGATTTAGCGGACCTGCAAGTGGCGTTTACGGTGAACCTGTCGGCCTCGCCCTACAGCATCGGCAAGCAACGGATTCGGGAACGGATGCTGCAACACACTGCCCAACGGTTTAATCAGGCGATCGTGTATGCCAATCAAGTGGGTGCAAATGATGACTTGATTTTTGATGGCGGCAGCTTTGCGGTCAATCGGGATGGCAGTCTGGTCAGTCGTGCCCAATGTTTTGCCCCCGATTTATTGCTATTGGAATACGATGCAGCTACGCAGACCCTCAGCTCCCAAATTCCTGCCAGTCCAACGGCATTACCGACCTCAGCGGATGCAGAAATCTGGCCAGCTTTGGTGCTGGGGGTGCGGGACTATGCCCGGAAATGTGGCTTTAGCAAGGCGGTTTTAGGCTTGAGCGGGGGGATTGATTCGGCGTTAGTGGCGGCGATCGCGGCGGCAGCTTTGGGGGCGGATAATGTCCTGGGAATTCTGATGCCGTCGCCCTACAGTTCCGATCACTCCATTACCGATGCATTGGATCTGGCCCATAACTTGGGTATTAAAACCCAAACGATTCCAATCGGGGATGCAATGGCAGCCTTCGATCGATCCCTAGCGGAAATCTTTACCGGAACAGAGTTTGGGGTAGCGGAGGAAAACATTCAATCTCGGATTCGTGGCACTTTGCTGATGGGGGTGGCGAATAAGTTTGGCTACCTGTTGATTTCAACCGGGAACAAGTCTGAAATGGCGGTGGGGTATTGTACGCTCTACGGTGATATGAATGGGGGCTTAGCCGCGATCGCGGATGTTCCAAAAACACGGGTGTATTCCCTATGCGAATGGTTAAATCAACAGGTAAAACAAGGCCAAATTCCTGCTAACTTACCCGCTACGATCGGCCCTGAAATTATTCCCACCCACATTCTGACGAAACCCCCTAGTGCAGAACTGAAGCCAGGACAGGTCGATCAGGATTCGCTACCGCCCTACGATGTGCTGGATGACATTCTGGCGAGGTTGGTGGAAAACCATGAATCCGCTGAACAAATTATCGCCACCGGTTTCGATCGCGCAGTGGTTCAGAAAATTGCCCGCCTGGTTAAAATTGCCGAATTCAAACGCCGACAGGCCGCACCGGGACTCAAGATTACCGATCGGGCCTTTGGTACCGGTTGGCGCATGCCGATCGCCCAACGCTGGCTCCCTACTGGTCAGGTGGTGAACCCGACTTCATAG
- a CDS encoding M67 family metallopeptidase, with translation MLQISQNYIYQLTDWLEQAYPQEGCGLLLGKRQQDCTIVVELYPTENGWNAAVAELIGAGTGKTDRYWIDSAVMFQAMKKARSRQLEIVGVYHSHPDHPAIPSECDRRLAWADYSYVIASVSQGNVTDLQCWKLNGQHQFEPEVIQITRS, from the coding sequence ATGCTACAAATCTCCCAAAACTACATCTATCAACTCACAGATTGGTTAGAACAAGCCTATCCCCAGGAAGGTTGTGGGTTATTGCTAGGAAAAAGACAGCAAGATTGTACGATCGTGGTTGAGCTTTACCCGACGGAAAATGGCTGGAACGCAGCAGTAGCAGAATTAATTGGCGCAGGAACTGGAAAGACCGATCGCTATTGGATCGATTCCGCAGTCATGTTTCAAGCGATGAAGAAAGCCCGATCGCGACAGTTAGAGATTGTTGGTGTTTACCATTCCCATCCTGATCATCCTGCCATTCCATCGGAGTGCGATCGGCGATTAGCTTGGGCAGACTATTCCTACGTGATTGCCTCCGTCAGTCAAGGCAATGTGACCGATCTCCAGTGCTGGAAGCTGAATGGGCAGCACCAGTTTGAACCAGAGGTGATCCAAATCACTCGATCGTGA
- a CDS encoding lysozyme inhibitor LprI family protein, with product MVNDDRAFVRFISGITLVLSVATCAQPAHSDDHASVGIPALNCPDDGQISLNRCAVYWSKTTDFLKTQVYQDEMPLLPQPHRSKFALAESHWRQYRQMHCDAVIEPFAGASMAPMLYHRCLATVTNDRIADLQGLAPASEPSEDTPMQSLIAELKQDQVQRIWNRYQAEYCQFEAQSFRQLPRSQSCIPRLNQARLRHLKAMMESR from the coding sequence ATGGTGAATGACGATCGTGCCTTTGTCAGGTTTATCTCAGGAATTACCCTCGTTTTGAGTGTGGCGACTTGCGCCCAACCCGCGCACTCGGACGACCATGCAAGCGTTGGTATTCCAGCCCTCAATTGCCCGGATGATGGCCAAATCTCCTTGAATCGCTGTGCTGTCTATTGGTCAAAAACCACGGATTTTCTGAAAACCCAGGTGTATCAGGACGAGATGCCCCTTCTCCCGCAACCGCATCGATCGAAATTTGCACTCGCTGAAAGCCATTGGCGGCAATATCGTCAGATGCATTGTGACGCAGTGATTGAACCCTTTGCGGGGGCTTCCATGGCACCGATGCTCTATCACCGTTGTTTAGCAACCGTGACCAACGATCGCATTGCTGACCTCCAAGGGCTTGCCCCAGCTTCAGAACCCTCGGAAGATACTCCAATGCAGTCCCTCATCGCAGAACTCAAGCAGGATCAGGTGCAGCGCATTTGGAATCGCTATCAAGCGGAATACTGCCAATTTGAAGCCCAGTCTTTCCGCCAATTACCGCGCAGTCAATCCTGCATCCCTCGGTTAAACCAAGCTCGTCTGCGGCATCTCAAGGCCATGATGGAGAGTCGTTAA
- a CDS encoding alpha-2-macroglobulin, with product MPIRRIIRAWNVRAWKYFVLSLLVVLLTIAVGPSHPGLQPLVSQAQPAGPGAIVAPLPNPTLPDWISQISPTGAVDPLAQIRIQFKNPLIPLEALGSPAQQELLKKFEITPNLPGRFRFLTPRMVGFQADRALPKATRIKVTLKAGLADLNNHQLTQEIAWTFNTEAIRLTDLPTLPSDPDAFIEPLGLEPTLEITSNVELDLNSVNVKLIAENSGSIVPVKIALKSDQSSRNRFDRFSDPQEDFNPAAKAWIYTLTPQNRLNKATRYRLEFAPGMRPKEGNLVSETAFIGSLMTYSPLQFQGFARVNLPDASGAYGRFVTGNAQLKFNNGLLAESARSAIAIDPAPKPNTRWLQVYDDDRVINLNPWALEPHKKYRITIAATLKDQFGQTLDKPVTVDYETGEVAADFWAPSGLNIFPTSKNLQLNLSAINLPKPEYKAAYRVVQPTDLVYYDSAEAQENQPGLLADSKTWQPIALPVAQPNTSQTIPIPIQDKLGGSTGMLAYGVQARTYQYEEDGRKQWRDPTYSGLVQLTNLGVFSQWFPDSGLVRVHHLSDGSAVKNAKVAVYRSRLAAKSRPAPTPCANGTTDQTGLVQFNAADLQACMSTGATVFADAPELLTIVREDKDWAFSRSQEWSGSYGYGIYAGWSGSQPESRGTIFSDRQLYQPGETAWFTGAAYYLKAGQLKQDKNTRYTLTLKDPNDKATDLGTQTTNEFGTFSIEVPIAKTQPLGIYTIEAKNRNGVEILGTFRVAEFKPPNFKVDLALDHEMARAGDTIKAQVQSNYLFGAPVEGGQVDYYATREKVDFIPKGWENWNFGRQWFWPEEEPSVESDVLQTQAALDPKGQGQQSFTIAPDLPYPMAYRLDAQVKDVSNLAVANSKTVIALPSDRLIGLKGSFVADAGKPFELQVVVTDAKGGVVAGQAVKLELQQIIYSNVTQVIEGSRRGRNQVEYKTVGQREVRSGDQAQTVSLTPPESGSYRIRANFANAKDEIAATDLQIWATGERSVFWGSRYRNNRLELKLDKKTYQPGETANVVIQSPYPEANLYFAVIRHKTLYKTITKVKGGAPQIQFKVTPEMLPNAAIEAVLVRQGEPLEKLQPGSLDNLVHIGFAPFKTSLDQQYLKLQIQPEQPTIAPGGEAKVQFTLQNAQGKPTQGQLTVMVVNEAVLQLTGYRPPDLVKTVYAEQAISTRFADNRPDVVLEPLASPIDKGWGFGGGLSNGSGDTRIRKEFKPIAYYNGSLITDSNGKASIRFKVPDDLTTWRVLAVATDGAMHFGNQDATLMATQPLVTNPLLPQFARVGDRFAAGIAVTNNTGKPGSFSSQGSFAGALQPLNNQATTVQDTLESATKAYRFPIVATRPGNGTMQFQSMLNGKTDAFELPLLVKPLEMTEQVVETGATEQRAAIPLQIDGNVAPNVGGLEIALASTLIPELKEPARQALEDREFPLLEPAASQLSIAASLQVLSRTYGQSFEGFNPSNHAAQALERLTKLQRSDGGFATFPGDATSDPFVSPYVAEALGQAIEAKLPVNAEMISRLQGYLQKTLTNPGQYQFCSGQRCKDQVRLRALIGLAALGEKRKDFLGDLYDRREQFDLIDRIKLARYLSQFPDWQTESKTLATKIQETVYETGRSAAVNLPRRWWWFSSPTTAQAEATRLFITRKASPELLNKLVSSLLALRRQGTWGCTYYNAQALTALVDYSQLLPTPPNFTATAALNNQTLLAHKFQGYETPSVDRTIPMAELPRGRQTVQLEKSGTGTLHYLAAYRYRPQGNPPGRFNGLSVLRSIHPANQSTTIGTMGLAATEQPLVVNSGQVFDIELQITTDHPIDHVVITDPLPAGFEAVDTEFRTSTPYFAAQSDSWQINYQTIYRDRIMAYGSHFEAGVYTLHYLARSVTPGTFTYPGSEVHLQYAPEEFGRSATATLQIQGS from the coding sequence ATGCCAATTCGCCGCATTATTCGTGCATGGAACGTTCGTGCATGGAAGTATTTTGTCCTATCACTATTGGTCGTGCTCCTAACCATCGCCGTCGGGCCCTCTCACCCTGGACTTCAGCCCCTCGTCAGCCAAGCCCAACCCGCAGGGCCAGGGGCGATCGTGGCTCCCCTGCCCAACCCCACTCTGCCCGATTGGATCAGCCAAATCAGCCCCACCGGAGCCGTTGATCCCCTCGCGCAAATTCGCATTCAATTTAAGAACCCCTTAATTCCCCTAGAAGCCCTCGGCAGTCCAGCCCAGCAGGAATTACTGAAAAAATTTGAAATCACCCCCAACCTCCCCGGACGATTTCGCTTCCTGACCCCGCGCATGGTCGGATTTCAAGCCGATCGCGCCCTCCCCAAGGCCACCCGCATTAAAGTCACCCTCAAAGCTGGTTTAGCCGATTTAAATAACCACCAACTAACCCAAGAGATTGCTTGGACATTCAACACCGAAGCCATTCGCCTCACCGATTTACCCACCCTACCCTCCGACCCCGATGCATTCATAGAACCCTTGGGCCTTGAACCGACTTTAGAAATCACCTCCAATGTCGAATTAGATCTCAATTCCGTCAACGTTAAATTAATTGCTGAGAACTCCGGTTCCATAGTCCCGGTCAAAATCGCACTGAAATCCGATCAATCCTCCCGAAATCGCTTCGATCGCTTTAGCGATCCCCAGGAAGACTTCAACCCTGCCGCCAAAGCTTGGATTTACACCCTCACGCCCCAGAACCGACTGAATAAAGCTACGCGCTATCGTTTGGAATTTGCACCGGGAATGCGTCCCAAGGAAGGCAACCTCGTCAGCGAAACGGCCTTTATCGGCAGCCTCATGACCTATAGCCCCCTACAATTTCAAGGATTCGCCCGCGTCAATCTACCGGACGCCAGCGGAGCCTACGGTCGCTTCGTTACAGGCAACGCACAACTCAAATTTAACAATGGCCTGCTGGCCGAGTCTGCCCGCAGCGCGATCGCGATCGACCCCGCCCCCAAACCCAACACCCGCTGGCTCCAGGTGTATGACGACGATCGGGTGATTAACCTCAATCCCTGGGCCTTGGAACCGCACAAAAAATACCGCATTACGATCGCTGCAACCCTTAAGGATCAGTTTGGGCAAACCTTGGATAAACCCGTGACCGTGGACTACGAAACCGGAGAAGTCGCAGCGGATTTTTGGGCCCCGTCGGGATTAAACATCTTTCCCACAAGCAAAAACCTACAACTGAATCTCTCAGCCATCAACCTGCCTAAACCGGAATATAAAGCGGCCTACCGCGTTGTGCAACCGACGGATTTAGTCTATTACGACTCCGCCGAAGCCCAGGAAAACCAGCCCGGTTTACTCGCCGATAGCAAGACCTGGCAACCGATCGCCCTACCCGTTGCCCAACCCAACACCAGCCAAACCATCCCCATCCCCATCCAGGACAAGTTGGGGGGCTCTACGGGAATGCTGGCCTACGGCGTCCAAGCGCGCACCTATCAATATGAGGAAGACGGGCGCAAGCAATGGCGTGACCCAACCTACTCCGGGCTAGTGCAATTGACCAATTTGGGCGTCTTTTCCCAGTGGTTCCCAGATTCTGGCCTGGTTCGGGTACATCATTTGTCCGACGGTTCAGCGGTGAAAAACGCCAAAGTAGCGGTGTATCGATCGCGCCTCGCTGCCAAATCCCGCCCCGCCCCCACGCCCTGCGCCAACGGCACCACCGATCAAACTGGCCTAGTGCAATTCAACGCCGCCGATCTACAAGCCTGTATGTCCACGGGAGCCACTGTTTTCGCCGATGCCCCGGAATTACTGACGATCGTTCGAGAAGACAAAGACTGGGCCTTTTCCCGTAGCCAGGAATGGAGCGGCAGTTACGGCTATGGCATCTACGCCGGATGGAGCGGCAGCCAACCGGAATCACGCGGTACGATTTTCTCCGATCGGCAACTCTACCAACCCGGCGAAACCGCTTGGTTCACTGGAGCGGCCTATTATCTGAAAGCAGGGCAACTCAAGCAGGATAAAAATACGCGCTACACCTTGACCCTCAAAGATCCCAACGATAAGGCAACGGATCTGGGAACGCAGACAACTAATGAGTTTGGCACATTTTCGATCGAAGTGCCGATCGCGAAAACGCAACCCTTGGGAATCTACACGATCGAAGCTAAAAATCGCAACGGGGTAGAAATTTTAGGAACGTTCCGCGTGGCAGAATTTAAACCACCGAATTTCAAAGTGGATCTCGCATTAGATCACGAAATGGCTCGGGCGGGAGATACGATTAAGGCCCAAGTCCAAAGCAACTATCTCTTTGGTGCGCCTGTCGAAGGGGGGCAGGTGGACTATTACGCTACCCGTGAGAAAGTGGACTTTATCCCCAAGGGCTGGGAGAACTGGAACTTTGGGCGGCAGTGGTTCTGGCCAGAAGAAGAACCTAGCGTCGAATCCGATGTCTTGCAAACCCAAGCGGCCTTAGATCCCAAAGGTCAGGGTCAACAAAGCTTTACGATCGCTCCGGATCTGCCCTATCCCATGGCCTATCGTCTCGATGCGCAAGTCAAAGATGTCTCCAACCTGGCGGTGGCTAATTCCAAAACAGTGATTGCCTTACCCAGCGATCGGTTAATTGGCTTGAAAGGTTCCTTCGTAGCCGATGCGGGGAAACCCTTTGAGCTGCAAGTCGTCGTGACCGATGCCAAGGGGGGCGTGGTTGCAGGACAAGCCGTCAAACTGGAATTACAACAAATTATCTACAGTAATGTGACTCAGGTGATCGAAGGGAGCCGACGGGGACGGAATCAGGTGGAGTATAAAACCGTTGGTCAGAGGGAAGTTCGATCGGGCGATCAAGCCCAAACTGTTTCCCTAACGCCACCGGAATCGGGCTCCTATCGTATTCGTGCTAATTTCGCCAATGCAAAAGACGAAATTGCAGCAACGGATCTGCAAATTTGGGCTACCGGAGAACGATCGGTCTTTTGGGGGAGTCGTTACCGCAATAATCGACTGGAACTGAAGCTGGATAAGAAGACCTACCAACCGGGTGAAACGGCCAATGTGGTGATTCAGTCGCCCTACCCTGAAGCGAATCTCTATTTTGCAGTGATTCGCCACAAGACCTTGTACAAAACCATCACTAAAGTCAAAGGGGGTGCCCCTCAAATTCAATTTAAGGTCACACCGGAGATGCTGCCCAACGCAGCGATCGAGGCAGTTTTGGTACGCCAAGGGGAGCCGCTGGAGAAATTGCAACCGGGAAGTTTGGACAACCTCGTCCACATTGGCTTTGCGCCCTTTAAAACCAGCCTAGACCAGCAGTATCTCAAACTGCAAATCCAACCGGAACAACCCACGATCGCCCCCGGTGGCGAAGCCAAGGTGCAATTCACCCTGCAAAACGCCCAGGGCAAACCCACCCAGGGACAACTGACGGTCATGGTTGTTAACGAAGCGGTGTTGCAACTGACAGGCTACCGTCCGCCGGATTTGGTCAAAACTGTCTACGCAGAGCAGGCTATTTCCACCCGCTTTGCCGATAATCGTCCCGATGTGGTGCTAGAACCCTTGGCCTCCCCGATCGATAAGGGGTGGGGCTTTGGAGGTGGCTTGTCCAACGGGTCGGGGGATACGCGCATTCGGAAGGAATTCAAACCGATCGCTTACTATAACGGTTCGCTCATCACTGATAGCAATGGGAAAGCCAGCATTCGCTTTAAGGTGCCGGATGACTTAACGACTTGGCGGGTTTTAGCCGTCGCCACCGATGGAGCTATGCATTTTGGCAATCAGGATGCAACGCTAATGGCAACCCAGCCCTTAGTGACTAATCCGCTCTTGCCGCAATTTGCCCGCGTGGGCGATCGCTTCGCAGCGGGAATTGCCGTCACCAATAACACGGGTAAACCAGGTAGCTTCAGCAGTCAGGGTAGCTTCGCCGGGGCACTACAACCGCTGAATAATCAAGCCACCACGGTACAGGACACCTTGGAGTCGGCGACGAAAGCCTATCGCTTCCCGATCGTTGCCACCCGTCCCGGCAATGGCACGATGCAGTTCCAAAGCATGCTGAATGGTAAGACCGATGCCTTTGAGTTGCCGTTGCTGGTGAAGCCGTTAGAGATGACGGAACAGGTGGTGGAAACGGGAGCCACGGAGCAACGGGCGGCCATTCCCCTACAAATCGACGGTAATGTCGCGCCGAATGTGGGCGGTCTTGAGATTGCCCTCGCCAGTACGCTGATTCCGGAACTCAAGGAACCCGCTCGCCAAGCCTTGGAAGATCGGGAGTTCCCCCTGTTGGAACCTGCCGCCAGCCAATTATCGATCGCGGCTAGTTTGCAGGTGCTCAGTCGAACCTACGGTCAAAGCTTTGAGGGATTTAATCCGTCGAACCATGCGGCCCAAGCTTTGGAACGCTTGACTAAACTTCAGCGCTCCGATGGCGGATTTGCAACCTTCCCCGGCGATGCCACGTCCGATCCCTTTGTCTCGCCCTATGTAGCGGAAGCGCTAGGACAGGCGATCGAGGCAAAATTACCCGTCAATGCTGAGATGATTAGCCGACTACAAGGCTATTTACAAAAGACCTTAACTAATCCAGGACAGTATCAATTCTGTTCCGGACAACGCTGTAAGGATCAGGTACGGTTACGTGCCTTGATTGGGTTGGCGGCACTGGGGGAGAAACGTAAGGATTTCCTAGGCGATTTGTACGATCGACGGGAACAGTTTGACTTAATCGATCGCATCAAACTAGCCCGCTATTTATCACAGTTCCCCGATTGGCAAACGGAATCAAAAACGCTAGCGACTAAGATCCAGGAAACCGTCTACGAAACAGGTCGATCGGCGGCGGTCAATCTACCTCGACGCTGGTGGTGGTTCAGTTCACCCACAACGGCTCAGGCGGAGGCCACCCGCTTATTCATTACCCGTAAGGCTTCGCCGGAACTGTTAAATAAACTCGTTTCGAGTCTGTTGGCACTGCGGCGGCAGGGAACCTGGGGCTGCACTTACTACAATGCCCAAGCGTTAACAGCCTTGGTGGACTATAGCCAACTGTTACCCACCCCACCGAACTTTACAGCCACGGCAGCGTTAAATAACCAAACGCTCCTGGCGCACAAGTTCCAAGGCTACGAAACCCCCAGCGTCGATCGCACCATTCCCATGGCAGAGCTGCCGCGCGGACGGCAAACGGTGCAACTGGAAAAATCGGGGACAGGCACCTTGCATTACCTTGCAGCCTATCGCTATCGGCCCCAGGGCAATCCCCCCGGTCGCTTCAATGGCTTAAGTGTCCTACGATCGATTCATCCCGCCAACCAATCCACCACGATCGGTACAATGGGACTGGCTGCAACTGAGCAACCCCTAGTGGTCAACTCGGGTCAGGTATTTGATATTGAATTGCAAATCACGACCGATCACCCGATCGATCATGTTGTGATTACCGATCCCTTACCCGCAGGCTTTGAAGCGGTTGATACTGAGTTCCGCACTTCTACGCCCTACTTTGCGGCTCAGTCCGATAGTTGGCAGATCAACTATCAAACGATTTATCGCGATCGCATCATGGCCTATGGCAGTCATTTTGAGGCGGGGGTTTACACGCTGCATTATCTCGCGCGATCGGTCACACCGGGAACCTTTACCTATCCGGGTTCAGAGGTGCATCTACAGTACGCGCCGGAGGAATTCGGACGATCGGCCACGGCCACTTTGCAAATTCAGGGGTCTTAA